A genomic stretch from Falco biarmicus isolate bFalBia1 chromosome 17, bFalBia1.pri, whole genome shotgun sequence includes:
- the PPP1R1B gene encoding LOW QUALITY PROTEIN: protein phosphatase 1 regulatory subunit 1B (The sequence of the model RefSeq protein was modified relative to this genomic sequence to represent the inferred CDS: deleted 1 base in 1 codon), with the protein MDPKDRKKIQFSVPAPPSQLDPRAVEMIRRRRPTPAMLFQLSEHSSPEDESLPYQRASGEGCLLKPKRTNPCAYTPPSLKAVQRIVQSHLESGLVGGDSSDGEADDGEHELSHACDPDSTLETAPGSQGRAERSFFPAGPKAHKRKGGQKVSFAGGLEERGEALKSLTVSEIPEDPEGAEGDEEEPGREQEEGGSGERRHVGFAPPGPERHAPTFPLGTS; encoded by the exons ATGGACCCCAAGGACCGCAAGAAGATCCAGTTCTCGGtgccagccccccccagccagctggacCCCCGCGCCGTTGAGATG ATCCGCCGGCGGAGGCCCACGCCGGCCATGCTCTTCCAGCTCTCCGAGCATTCCTCCCCAG AGGACGAGTCCCTGCCCTACCAG CGTGCCTCCGGTGAGGGCTGCCTGCTGAAACCAAAGAGGACCAACCCGTGTGCCTACACACCACCCTCGCTCAAAG CGGTGCAGCGC ATCGTGCAGTCCCACCTGGAGAGTGGCCTGGTGGGGGGGGACAGCTCCGACGGGGAGGCCGATGACGGGGAGCACGAGCTGTCCCACGCCTGCGACCCCGACAGCACCCTCGAGACTG CCCCggggagccagggcagagccGAGCGGAGCTTCTTCCCCGCCGGCCCCAAGGCGCACAAGCGGAAAG GCGGGCAGAAGGTGTCCTTCGCCGGCGGGCTGGAGGAGCGCGGCGAGGCCCTGAAATCCCTGACGGTGTCGGAGATCCCGGAGGATCCCGAGGGAGCGGAGGGTGACGAGGAGGAGCCGGGacgggagcaggaggagggtgGCAGCGGGG AGCGGCGACACGTTGGCTtcgcgccccccggccccgagCGCCATGCGCCCACCTTCCCGCTGGGCACCAGTTAG
- the NEUROD2 gene encoding neurogenic differentiation factor 2 produces MLTRLFSEPSLVPEVPKFAGWAEECEEDARSEKEERAGKGCALPEEPPEGSLGESKEEGELGGDEEEEEEEEEGLEEAEGERPKKRGPKKRKMTKARLERSKLRRQKANARERNRMHDLNAALDNLRKVVPCYSKTQKLSKIETLRLAKNYIWALSEILRSGKRPDLVSYVQTLCKGLSQPTTNLVAGCLQLNSRNFLTEQGQEGGRFHGPNASFAVHPYPYPCSRLAAAQCPPAAGPGSHGLRTHSYCASAYESLYGNASPDYNSSEYDGGLSPPLCINGNFSLKQDSSSPDHEKSYHYSMHYSALPGSRPAGHNLVFGSTGMRGGVHSENIFPYDMHLPHERGPMYEELNAFFHN; encoded by the coding sequence ATGCTGACGCGCCTTTTCAGCGAGCCCAGCCTGGTCCCCGAGGTGCCGAAATTCGCCGGCTGGGCCGAGGAGTGCGAGGAGGATGCCCGCAGCGAGAAGGAGGAgcgggcggggaagggctgcgCCCTCCCGGAGGAGCCGCCCGAGGGCTCGCTGGGGGAGagcaaggaggaaggggagcTAGGCGgggacgaggaggaggaggaggaggaggaggaaggcttgGAGGAGGCGGAGGGCGAGCGGCCCAAGAAGCGCGGCCCCAAGAAGCGCAAGATGACCAAGGCGCGGCTGGAGCGCTCCAAGCTGCGGCGGCAGAAGGCGAACGCCCGGGAGCGCAACCGCATGCACGACCTGAACGCGGCCCTGGACAACCTGCGCAAGGTGGTGCCCTGCTActccaaaacccaaaagctcTCCAAAATCGAGACCCTTCGCCTGGCCAAGAACTACATCTGGGCTCTCTCCGAGATCCTGCGCTCGGGCAAACGGCCCGACCTGGTTTCCTACGTGCAGACTCTGTGCAAGGGgctgtcgcagcccaccaccaACCTGGTGGCCGGTTGCCTGCAGCTCAATTCGCGCAATTTCCTCACGGAGCAAGGGCAGGAGGGCGGCCGTTTCCACGGGCCCAACGCCTCCTTCGCCGTGCACCCCTACCCCTACCCCTGCTCGCGGCTGGCCGCGGCGCAgtgcccgcccgccgccggccccgggtCCCACGGGCTGAGGACACACAGCTACTGCGCCTCCGCCTACGAGAGCCTCTACGGCAACGCGTCCCCCGACTACAACAGCTCGGAGTACGacggggggctcagccccccgcTCTGCATCAACGGCAACTTCTCCCTCAAGCAGGACTCTTCTTCCCCCGACCACGAGAAAAGCTATCACTACTCTATGCACTACTCGGCGCTGCCCGGCTCCCGGCCCGCCGGCCACAACCTGGTCTTCGGTTCGACGGGGATGCGCGGGGGGGTCCACTCCGAGAACATCTTCCCCTACGACATGCACCTCCCGCACGAGCGGGGCCCCATGTACGAGGAGCTCAACGCCTTCTTCCACAActga